A part of Uloborus diversus isolate 005 chromosome 6, Udiv.v.3.1, whole genome shotgun sequence genomic DNA contains:
- the LOC129224859 gene encoding solute carrier family 35 member G1-like → MFKKGKTYNLKSGCVTTLSTQDILKSTSINDLNFENRKETARTCNRNLKPFLGAFYTALCSITITLTSVFVKKLTYINSGELSLIRNVGVFVFNIPIALYVVKDILGRKKDRPLLIIRGFLGSTALYLNLLAFRYLPLAEAATIMSTTPATVSISARLYLKEPCGYVQSCALVITAIGVLISVRIPELLKNRSEVEFSSVYITGLGCAIGCVLILSFTFVTLRKMKDVHYSVIMIYFGWTGVLVNGTLTGVFGSYDLPRCGWDPVQMCLIGVLGFIGHVSLTLAIQAEAAGIVSIMKASLDIIVAMVFQVIFFGLAPDMYNIFGAGLVLTSVSILGLRKWISTLPEDAELHEKLRYLLL, encoded by the coding sequence ATGTTCAAGAAAGGAAAAACTTACAACTTAAAAAGTGGATGTGTGACTACGCTGTCCACGCAAGACATTTTGAAGTCTACTAGCATCAATGATCTGAACTTTGAGAATCGAAAGGAAACCGCAAGAACATGCAATCGGAATTTGAAACCATTCTTAGGAGCCTTTTACACAGCATTATGCTCCATCACCATCACATTGACTTcagtttttgtcaaaaaattaacGTATATAAATTCTGGTGAACTTTCTTTGATTCGAAATGTCGGCGTTTTTGTTTTCAACATACCCATCGCATTATATGTTGTGAAGGACATCCTAGGGCGCAAAAAAGATCGGCCGTTGCTCATCATTCGAGGATTCCTTGGTTCAACCGCTTTATATCTCAACCTGTTGGCTTTCCGATACCTACCACTTGCCGAAGCTGCCACTATTATGTCCACCACGCCTGCAACGGTGTCTATCAGCGCTCGTTTATACCTAAAAGAACCCTGTGGATATGTGCAGAGCTGTGCCCTGGTGATAACAGCAATCGGTGTGCTGATTTCTGTCCGAATACCTGAATTGCTCAAAAATAGATCCGAAGTTGAGTTTAGCTCAGTTTACATAACCGGACTAGGATGTGCGATAGGATGTGTACTTATACTGTCATTCACTTTTGTGACCTTAAGGAAGATGAAGGATGTTCATTATTCCGTAATAATGATCTACTTCGGGTGGACAGGCGTTCTGGTCAATGGGACATTGACCGGTGTCTTTGGATCCTATGATCTACCCCGTTGCGGATGGGATCCAGTACAAATGTGCCTAATCGGTGTACTGGGGTTTATAGGTCACGTCTCCCTTACCCTAGCTATTCAGGCAGAGGCAGCTGGCATAGTGTCCATCATGAAGGCGTCTTTAGACATTATAGTTGCGATGGTGTTTCAGGTCATTTTCTTCGGCCTAGCTCCCGACATGTACAACATCTTTGGGGCAGGTTTAGTTTTGACGTCAGTGTCAATACTAGGATTAAGAAAATGGATCTCGACTTTGCCAGAAGATGCAGAGCTTCATGAGAAGTTAAGatatttattattgtaa